In Granulicatella elegans, one genomic interval encodes:
- the rpsG gene encoding 30S ribosomal protein S7, translating to MPRKGPVAKRDVLPDPIYNSKLVTRLINRLMVDGKRGKAATILYNAFDIVKEQTGNDPMEVFDQAMKNIMPVLEVKARRVGGSNYQVPVEVRSDRRTTLGLRWLVNYSRLRGEDTMEVRLAREIMDAANNTGASVKKREDTHKMAEANKAFAHYRW from the coding sequence ATGCCTCGTAAAGGTCCTGTCGCAAAACGTGATGTTTTGCCTGATCCAATTTATAATTCAAAATTAGTTACTCGTTTAATCAACCGTTTAATGGTAGATGGTAAACGTGGTAAAGCAGCAACAATTTTATACAATGCATTTGACATCGTTAAAGAACAAACTGGAAATGATCCAATGGAAGTGTTCGATCAAGCTATGAAGAACATTATGCCAGTATTAGAAGTTAAAGCTCGCCGTGTTGGTGGTTCTAACTATCAAGTGCCAGTTGAAGTTCGTTCAGACCGTCGTACTACATTAGGTTTACGTTGGTTAGTAAACTACTCACGCTTACGTGGTGAAGACACTATGGAAGTTCGTTTAGCTCGTGAAATCATGGACGCAGCGAACAACACAGGTGCTTCTGTTAAAAAACGTGAAGATACTCATAAAATGGCAGAAGCAAACAAAGCGTTTGCTCACTATCGTTGGTAA
- the rpsL gene encoding 30S ribosomal protein S12 encodes MPTINQLVRKPRKSAVEKSASPALGKGYNSFKKSQTNTNSPQKRGVCTRVGTMTPKKPNSALRKYARVRLSNLIEVTAYIPGIGHNLQEHSVVLIRGGRVKDLPGVRYHIIRGALDTAGVNNRMQGRSKYGTKRPKK; translated from the coding sequence ATGCCAACAATTAACCAATTAGTCCGTAAACCTCGTAAATCAGCAGTTGAGAAATCAGCTTCTCCAGCGTTAGGTAAAGGATATAACAGCTTTAAAAAATCACAAACGAATACAAACTCTCCACAAAAACGTGGTGTATGTACTCGTGTAGGTACTATGACGCCTAAAAAACCTAACTCAGCGTTACGTAAATATGCCCGTGTACGTTTATCAAACTTAATCGAAGTAACTGCGTACATTCCAGGTATTGGTCACAACTTACAAGAACACAGCGTAGTATTAATCCGTGGTGGACGTGTAAAAGACTTACCAGGGGTACGTTACCATATCATCCGTGGTGCATTAGACACTGCTGGAGTTAACAACCGTATGCAAGGTCGTTCTAAATACGGTACTAAACGTCCTAAAAAATAA
- the yaaA gene encoding peroxide stress protein YaaA: MRYNRIIQKGKVDSMKIILSPAKEMATDLPVQKDWELTQDSRAIVSKLMTVTKEELQQLLKVSDTLLEENWLKIQKFQESATYHAMDLYQGLAFRSFKQVAEWKEHRDYAVKHIRILSALYGAISPEECVKPYRLDLTMNLKVEGETLKKYWKERITTSFEKGECIVNLASSEFSSLFSKKDYDWVDVEFYEKKEGALKQHSTISKKARGKMAAWMMSHDVQYKFELQKFNIDGFIFDATLSRENHYCYVKEV, translated from the coding sequence TTGCGTTACAATAGAATTATCCAAAAAGGAAAGGTTGATTCAATGAAAATTATTTTATCACCCGCAAAAGAAATGGCGACAGATTTACCTGTGCAAAAAGATTGGGAGTTAACACAAGATAGTCGAGCAATTGTATCTAAATTAATGACCGTTACTAAAGAAGAGTTGCAGCAGTTGTTAAAAGTAAGTGATACTTTATTAGAAGAAAATTGGTTAAAAATTCAAAAGTTTCAAGAAAGTGCTACGTATCATGCGATGGATTTATATCAGGGGTTAGCTTTCAGAAGTTTTAAGCAAGTAGCTGAATGGAAAGAACATCGAGATTATGCAGTGAAACATATTAGAATACTTTCAGCATTATATGGTGCGATTAGTCCGGAGGAATGTGTGAAGCCGTATCGTTTAGATTTAACGATGAATTTAAAAGTAGAAGGGGAAACACTGAAAAAATATTGGAAGGAACGAATTACAACTTCTTTTGAAAAAGGAGAATGTATTGTTAATTTAGCAAGTAGTGAGTTTTCTTCGTTATTTTCTAAAAAAGATTATGATTGGGTAGATGTTGAGTTTTATGAGAAAAAAGAAGGGGCATTGAAACAACATTCTACGATTTCGAAAAAAGCTAGAGGGAAAATGGCAGCTTGGATGATGAGTCACGATGTTCAATATAAATTTGAATTACAAAAATTTAACATAGATGGATTTATTTTTGATGCAACACTTTCGAGAGAAAATCATTACTGTTACGTAAAAGAAGTTTGA
- the glgP gene encoding glycogen/starch/alpha-glucan family phosphorylase, which produces MQTLKQYVKSNYHKSLGECSKEEVYVALLHYTKEKSAALPENEGKKKVYYISAEFLIGKLLSNNLINLGIYDEVKEELEAEGHTLAEIEEIELEPSLGNGGLGRLAACFLDSIATLGLPGDGVGLNYHFGLFEQKFKDNQQNAVPNNWLTPDSWLVPTSVSYEVPFANFTLKSKMFNIDVLGYEQSHKNQLHLFDVDTIDESLVHDDSIAFDKTRIAENLTLFLYPDDSDEQGELLRIYQQYFMVSNGAQLLLDEAVAKGSNLHDLAEYATVQINDTHPSMVIPELIRLLGERGIEFDEAVEIVRSMTAYTNHTILAEALEKWPLHYLEQVVPHLVPIIKELDARVRAQFDDASVAIIDEYNRVHMANMDIHYGYSVNGVAALHTEILKQSELKNFYEIYPEKFNNKTNGITFRRWLMHANPELAKLLDRTIGKEYRYDATKLEALKSHTHDLEFQETLKGIKRNNKLRLKHFLQEHQGVTVKEDSIFDVQIKRMHEYKRQQMNALYVIYKYLEIKNGNIPAKPITIIFGGKAAPAYVIAQDIIHLILCLSELIANDPEVSPHLQVVMVENYNVTAATHLIPAADISEQISLASKEASGTGNMKFMLNGALTLGTLDGANVEIHELVGDENIYVFGEDSDTVIKHYENSDYHSYSYYEREAIRPLVDFIVSDTLVSLGNRERLERLFNELRNKDWFMTLLDLEDYIQTKERMLVDYHDRENWIAKVITNIAMAGFFSSDRTIADYNRDIWKLN; this is translated from the coding sequence ATGCAAACATTAAAACAATATGTAAAAAGTAATTATCATAAATCATTAGGAGAATGTTCAAAAGAAGAAGTATATGTAGCTTTATTACATTATACAAAAGAAAAAAGTGCAGCATTACCAGAAAATGAAGGAAAGAAAAAAGTGTATTACATTTCTGCAGAATTTTTAATTGGTAAATTGCTTTCAAATAATTTAATTAACTTAGGGATTTATGATGAAGTAAAAGAAGAATTAGAAGCTGAAGGTCATACTTTAGCAGAAATCGAAGAAATTGAATTAGAACCATCATTAGGAAACGGCGGATTAGGTCGTTTAGCAGCGTGTTTCTTAGATTCTATCGCAACTCTTGGTTTACCAGGGGATGGCGTTGGGTTAAATTATCACTTTGGATTATTTGAACAAAAATTCAAAGATAACCAACAAAATGCAGTTCCAAATAATTGGTTAACTCCAGATAGTTGGTTAGTTCCAACTTCTGTTTCATACGAAGTGCCATTTGCGAACTTTACATTAAAATCAAAAATGTTCAATATCGATGTTTTAGGTTATGAACAATCTCATAAAAACCAATTACATTTATTTGATGTAGATACAATTGATGAATCATTAGTTCATGACGATTCAATCGCATTTGATAAAACAAGAATTGCTGAAAACTTAACATTATTCTTATATCCAGACGATAGTGATGAGCAAGGTGAATTATTACGTATTTACCAACAATACTTCATGGTAAGTAATGGAGCTCAATTATTATTAGATGAAGCAGTTGCTAAAGGAAGTAACTTACATGACTTAGCAGAATATGCAACAGTTCAAATTAATGATACTCACCCATCAATGGTAATTCCTGAATTAATTCGTTTATTAGGCGAACGTGGAATTGAATTTGATGAAGCAGTTGAAATTGTTCGTTCAATGACAGCTTATACAAACCATACAATTTTAGCAGAAGCATTAGAAAAATGGCCTTTACATTACTTAGAACAAGTTGTACCTCACTTAGTACCAATTATTAAAGAATTAGATGCACGTGTAAGAGCGCAATTTGATGATGCAAGTGTAGCTATTATTGATGAGTACAACCGTGTTCATATGGCAAACATGGATATCCACTATGGATATAGCGTGAATGGTGTAGCAGCATTGCATACAGAAATTTTAAAACAAAGTGAATTGAAGAATTTCTATGAAATTTATCCAGAGAAATTTAACAATAAAACAAATGGTATTACTTTCCGTCGTTGGTTAATGCATGCAAACCCAGAATTAGCAAAATTATTAGACCGCACAATTGGTAAAGAATACCGTTATGATGCAACTAAATTAGAAGCGTTAAAATCTCATACACATGATTTAGAATTCCAAGAAACATTGAAAGGTATTAAACGTAACAATAAATTACGTTTGAAACACTTCTTACAAGAACACCAAGGTGTTACGGTTAAAGAAGATTCAATTTTTGATGTTCAAATTAAACGTATGCATGAATATAAACGTCAACAAATGAATGCATTATATGTCATTTACAAATATTTAGAGATTAAAAATGGAAACATTCCTGCAAAACCAATCACAATTATCTTTGGAGGTAAAGCAGCTCCTGCTTATGTGATTGCGCAAGATATTATTCATTTAATTTTATGTTTATCTGAATTAATTGCTAATGATCCAGAAGTAAGTCCACACTTACAAGTGGTAATGGTAGAAAACTACAATGTTACTGCAGCAACTCACTTAATTCCTGCAGCAGATATTTCTGAACAAATTTCATTAGCTTCAAAAGAAGCAAGTGGAACAGGAAATATGAAATTCATGTTAAATGGTGCGTTAACATTAGGAACATTAGACGGAGCGAATGTGGAAATCCACGAATTGGTTGGGGATGAAAACATTTATGTCTTTGGTGAAGATAGCGACACTGTTATTAAACATTACGAAAATAGTGATTACCATTCATATTCATACTATGAAAGAGAAGCGATTCGTCCGTTAGTAGACTTTATCGTAAGTGATACTTTAGTATCATTAGGAAATAGAGAACGTCTAGAAAGATTATTCAATGAATTAAGAAATAAAGACTGGTTCATGACTTTATTAGACTTAGAAGACTATATCCAAACAAAAGAACGTATGTTAGTAGATTATCACGATCGTGAAAATTGGATTGCAAAAGTAATTACAAACATTGCGATGGCTGGTTTCTTCTCAAGTGACCGTACAATCGCAGATTACAACCGTGATATTTGGAAATTAAACTAA
- the malQ gene encoding 4-alpha-glucanotransferase, whose product MTERQSGVLMHISSLPGKYGIGSFGKSAYDFVDFLVRSKQTYWQILPLGPTSYGDSPYQSFSAFAGNTHFLDFDQFVQEGLLTTEELAGNWGEDAKTVDYALIYERRRPILEKVVQRFLEKEDLSDYHRFVKEKAEWLEPFAEYMAIKESFDMKSWSNWTDEEIKRRHPEALANYREKLADKLEYHRVTQYLFDKQWKALKYYANERHIQIIGDMPIYVAEDSVEMWATPHYFKTDEVGNAACVAGCPPDGFSPLGQLWGNPIYNWRAMKLDGFTWWIKRLKASFELFDVVRIDHFRGFAAYWEIPAGATDATGGQWVKGPGYDLFEAVKNELGDLPIIAEDLGFMDDAVIELREATGFPGMKIVEFGFMGASPSSTDLPHYYPVNSVSYTGTHDNDTVLGWYESASEEERNFCNRYLNRTDEPISYAMLRSLYSSVSKMTIATMQDLLQLDTTARMNIPSTLGGNWVWRMQEGDITSEVESFLLEITKLYDRSNEQL is encoded by the coding sequence ATGACAGAAAGACAATCTGGTGTGTTAATGCATATTTCTTCTTTACCAGGAAAATATGGAATTGGTTCATTTGGGAAATCTGCGTATGATTTTGTAGATTTTCTAGTACGTAGTAAACAAACTTATTGGCAAATTTTGCCTTTAGGACCAACAAGTTATGGTGATTCGCCATATCAATCATTTTCAGCGTTTGCTGGAAATACACATTTTTTAGATTTTGATCAATTTGTTCAAGAAGGTCTATTAACGACTGAAGAATTAGCGGGTAATTGGGGAGAAGATGCAAAAACTGTTGATTATGCGTTAATTTATGAAAGAAGAAGACCTATTTTAGAAAAAGTAGTTCAACGTTTCTTAGAAAAAGAAGATTTGTCAGATTACCATCGTTTTGTGAAAGAAAAAGCAGAGTGGTTAGAACCATTTGCAGAATATATGGCGATTAAAGAAAGTTTCGATATGAAGAGTTGGTCTAATTGGACTGACGAAGAAATTAAACGTCGTCATCCAGAGGCTTTAGCAAACTACCGTGAAAAATTAGCAGATAAATTAGAATATCATCGAGTTACTCAATATTTATTTGACAAACAATGGAAAGCATTGAAATACTATGCGAATGAACGCCATATTCAAATTATTGGAGATATGCCAATTTATGTTGCAGAAGACAGCGTTGAAATGTGGGCAACACCTCACTACTTTAAAACAGATGAAGTGGGCAATGCGGCTTGTGTAGCAGGTTGTCCGCCAGATGGTTTCTCACCATTAGGACAATTATGGGGAAATCCAATTTATAATTGGAGAGCGATGAAATTAGATGGCTTTACTTGGTGGATTAAACGATTGAAAGCAAGTTTTGAATTGTTTGATGTTGTCAGAATTGACCATTTCCGTGGTTTTGCTGCTTATTGGGAAATCCCAGCAGGTGCAACAGATGCTACTGGGGGTCAATGGGTAAAGGGTCCAGGTTATGATTTATTTGAAGCGGTGAAAAATGAACTTGGAGATTTACCAATTATTGCGGAAGACTTAGGATTTATGGATGATGCTGTTATCGAATTACGTGAAGCTACAGGATTCCCTGGAATGAAAATTGTTGAGTTTGGCTTTATGGGTGCAAGTCCAAGTAGTACAGATTTACCACATTATTATCCAGTAAATTCTGTTTCTTATACTGGAACTCATGACAATGATACGGTATTGGGTTGGTATGAGTCTGCGTCAGAGGAAGAGCGTAATTTCTGTAATCGTTATTTAAATCGCACAGATGAACCGATTAGCTATGCAATGTTAAGAAGTTTATATAGTTCTGTAAGTAAAATGACTATTGCCACAATGCAAGATTTATTACAATTAGATACAACTGCTCGTATGAATATTCCAAGTACTCTTGGTGGAAACTGGGTGTGGAGAATGCAAGAGGGAGATATTACATCAGAAGTAGAAAGCTTCCTTTTAGAAATCACAAAATTATATGATCGTTCAAACGAACAGTTGTAG
- a CDS encoding ABC transporter substrate-binding protein, translating into MANKWLKKSFVVGLAGLSLAACGSKSTDSTKGGSSESKKEFTLYSNKSEIQDALTAYAKEWGDKNGVTVNIKTCSGSCKIADQLKTEFTAGTAPDVFVIEGQAGYDLWKDNLQPLKGDWIDKTEFEFKQGNDVYGFPVAVEGYGLAYNKEVLSKAGIDPASLTSFDAVQKAMDTLESKKDELGLSTVVATATKEGETWIMGIHDFASYLSSGLPNGDRTVTQQVIKGETDKARLSNYADWVELLFKHTEKKLLTVGTQEDMDSAFASGKAAFLHQGNWKDPNLKQLNAKFEMGFIPYQTLGKDKNADGLFIGAPSYYVVNKDTKALDSINKFFADLVDTKEGQDYTVNKANMISAFSTSKEMPSAPLSKFLAEWVAAKKPVYSFDNPYFMPDNFLMGKLGPIFGQYAQGSIDKAKFQELITNQIKEVPNLLQK; encoded by the coding sequence ATGGCAAACAAATGGCTTAAAAAATCATTTGTTGTCGGCTTAGCTGGTTTATCATTAGCAGCTTGCGGCAGCAAATCTACTGACTCTACAAAAGGAGGCTCTTCTGAAAGTAAAAAAGAATTCACTTTATATAGTAACAAGAGTGAAATTCAAGACGCTTTAACAGCATACGCTAAAGAATGGGGCGACAAAAACGGAGTTACAGTAAATATTAAAACATGTTCTGGTTCATGTAAAATTGCAGACCAATTAAAAACTGAATTTACAGCTGGAACTGCTCCAGACGTATTCGTAATCGAAGGACAAGCTGGATATGACTTGTGGAAAGATAACTTACAACCACTTAAAGGTGACTGGATTGACAAAACAGAATTCGAATTCAAACAAGGAAACGATGTTTACGGATTCCCAGTTGCTGTTGAAGGTTACGGTTTAGCTTACAACAAAGAAGTATTATCTAAAGCTGGTATCGACCCTGCTTCATTAACTTCATTTGATGCAGTTCAAAAAGCAATGGATACATTAGAAAGCAAAAAAGATGAATTAGGTTTATCTACAGTAGTAGCAACAGCTACTAAAGAAGGTGAAACTTGGATCATGGGTATCCACGACTTCGCTTCTTACTTAAGTTCAGGTTTACCAAATGGTGACCGTACAGTTACTCAACAAGTAATTAAAGGTGAAACTGATAAAGCTCGTTTATCTAACTATGCTGACTGGGTTGAATTATTATTCAAACACACTGAGAAAAAATTATTAACAGTTGGTACACAAGAAGATATGGACTCTGCATTTGCTAGTGGTAAAGCAGCATTCTTACACCAAGGTAACTGGAAAGATCCTAACTTAAAACAATTAAATGCTAAATTCGAAATGGGATTCATCCCTTATCAAACTTTAGGTAAAGACAAAAATGCTGATGGATTATTCATCGGAGCTCCATCTTATTATGTAGTTAACAAAGACACTAAAGCTTTAGATTCAATCAACAAATTCTTCGCTGACTTAGTTGATACTAAAGAAGGTCAAGATTACACAGTAAACAAAGCTAACATGATTTCAGCATTCTCTACTTCTAAAGAAATGCCAAGCGCTCCATTATCTAAATTCTTAGCTGAATGGGTTGCTGCTAAAAAACCAGTTTATTCATTTGATAACCCATACTTCATGCCTGACAACTTCTTAATGGGTAAATTAGGACCAATCTTCGGACAATACGCTCAAGGTTCAATCGACAAAGCTAAATTCCAAGAATTGATCACAAATCAAATCAAAGAAGTACCAAACTTACTTCAAAAATAA
- a CDS encoding carbohydrate ABC transporter permease, with protein MSKNKKALSRDDRARRTFYWLVLPAFIIFALVIIVPFFLGFYYSLTDWKSVTQTKINFVGLKNFTDSFADTRFQYSLMITVIFALFNVVVVNFVSFGLALLVSSKIKLSHIFRAGFFIPNLIGGLVLGYIWQFIYNSVFPALGSAIGSQFLVENLFLGDVKLAVLALIITNTWQYAGYIMMIYFAALQNVPSSLVESASLDGANALQRLRHIIIPMVMPAFTVSLFLTITNSFKIFDVNFSLTGGGPSLLWHDKAIQSTEFITMNIYNTASGDNLMAQGQARAVILFFILVVISIVQTTITKRKEIDL; from the coding sequence ATGTCTAAGAATAAAAAAGCTCTTAGTCGTGACGATCGCGCAAGACGTACGTTTTACTGGCTTGTGCTACCGGCATTTATCATTTTCGCACTCGTAATTATTGTACCTTTTTTCTTAGGTTTCTACTATTCTCTAACAGACTGGAAAAGTGTTACTCAAACTAAAATTAATTTTGTTGGATTAAAAAACTTTACAGACAGTTTTGCTGATACTCGTTTCCAATATTCATTAATGATTACTGTTATTTTCGCATTATTTAACGTAGTAGTTGTAAACTTTGTATCATTTGGTTTAGCTTTACTAGTATCAAGTAAAATTAAATTAAGTCATATTTTCCGTGCAGGATTCTTTATTCCTAACCTTATCGGGGGACTTGTATTAGGGTATATCTGGCAATTCATTTATAACTCTGTATTCCCTGCTTTAGGTTCAGCTATCGGTAGTCAATTCTTAGTTGAAAACCTATTTTTAGGTGATGTTAAATTAGCTGTATTGGCTTTAATCATTACGAACACTTGGCAATATGCAGGTTATATTATGATGATTTACTTTGCAGCATTACAAAATGTACCTTCAAGTTTAGTAGAATCTGCTTCTCTTGATGGAGCAAATGCTTTACAAAGATTAAGACATATTATCATCCCAATGGTAATGCCTGCGTTTACGGTATCACTATTCTTAACTATTACAAACTCATTTAAAATTTTCGATGTAAACTTCTCACTTACTGGTGGTGGGCCATCTCTATTATGGCATGATAAAGCTATCCAAAGTACAGAGTTTATTACAATGAACATTTATAACACTGCTTCTGGAGACAACTTAATGGCACAAGGTCAAGCTCGTGCAGTTATTCTATTCTTCATCTTAGTAGTAATTAGTATTGTTCAAACAACAATCACTAAACGGAAGGAGATTGACTTATAA
- a CDS encoding carbohydrate ABC transporter permease — protein sequence MKNQKLGLLLLEIFGVALFLLFLSPIFLLVINSAKSSAEILASPLSWPASFGQLWTNAVTIWNNPSIKYPSSFFASSIITVISLVTITLFSALAAWGLVRYRSKLSTVVFFIFVASMVIPFQVVMYPLVTWFKILSDAITNPLFGFSLLRTYPGIIFAYTGFGMSLSVFMFHGFIKGVPLEIEEAAELDGCNKMQTFFYVVLPILKPIYVTILILNGIWIWNDFLLPLLLLGKGNAIQTLPIAVSNFAGSFTKQWDMILTSTLLIMLPVIILFLIAQKHIMKGMVDGAIKS from the coding sequence ATGAAAAACCAAAAACTTGGCTTATTACTTTTAGAAATTTTTGGAGTTGCTTTATTCCTATTATTCTTAAGTCCAATCTTTTTATTAGTGATCAACTCAGCTAAAAGTTCTGCTGAAATCTTAGCTAGCCCATTATCATGGCCTGCAAGTTTCGGTCAATTATGGACAAATGCGGTAACAATTTGGAATAACCCTTCCATTAAATACCCATCATCATTCTTTGCTTCATCAATTATTACAGTGATTTCATTAGTAACGATTACATTATTCTCAGCATTAGCTGCTTGGGGATTAGTTCGATACCGTTCTAAATTATCAACTGTAGTATTCTTCATCTTTGTAGCATCAATGGTAATTCCTTTCCAAGTTGTAATGTATCCATTAGTAACTTGGTTCAAAATTTTAAGTGACGCAATTACAAATCCATTATTTGGATTCAGCTTATTACGTACTTATCCTGGTATCATCTTTGCATACACTGGGTTTGGGATGTCTCTATCTGTATTCATGTTCCATGGCTTCATCAAAGGTGTTCCACTTGAAATCGAAGAAGCTGCTGAATTAGATGGATGTAATAAAATGCAAACATTCTTCTATGTTGTATTACCAATTTTAAAACCAATCTATGTAACAATTTTAATCTTAAATGGTATTTGGATTTGGAATGACTTCTTATTACCACTATTATTATTAGGTAAAGGAAATGCAATTCAAACACTTCCAATTGCAGTATCTAACTTTGCAGGATCATTTACAAAACAATGGGATATGATCTTAACATCTACTCTATTAATTATGTTACCAGTCATCATCCTATTCTTAATTGCTCAAAAACATATCATGAAAGGTATGGTTGACGGAGCTATCAAATCTTAA
- a CDS encoding LacI family DNA-binding transcriptional regulator, which produces MAVTIKDVARLAEVSPSTVTRVIQDKPSISQATKKRVRQAMKALNYHPNFNARSLASNKTNVIGVVLPKDTDAFYQNSFFPEVIRGISQIAADHHYLIQLCTGKDDEQRLRILKDTILGRRVDGIIFLYGETDDPLVELAIEQEFPSVVIGKSLSPFISFVDNNNEKAGFDATEYMIQEGCSSIAFISGRHQLFVSQDRLIGYQRALEQYHIPFKEGLISHVGEFTRERGYQTMKSIIERESIDGVVTTDALITEGALRYLNEQKISLPVITFDSNPPLLPLTAYVNIHTLELGRSAFQMLLKVIKSYNDKQIMCYRTFVEHSIIRL; this is translated from the coding sequence ATGGCTGTCACCATTAAGGATGTTGCTCGGCTAGCAGAAGTGTCACCCTCAACGGTTACACGAGTAATTCAAGATAAGCCAAGTATTAGCCAGGCAACTAAAAAAAGAGTTCGACAAGCGATGAAAGCTCTTAATTACCATCCAAATTTTAATGCTAGAAGTTTAGCTAGTAATAAAACGAATGTCATTGGCGTCGTTCTTCCAAAAGATACGGATGCTTTTTATCAGAACTCTTTCTTCCCTGAAGTTATTCGAGGGATTTCTCAAATTGCTGCTGATCATCATTATTTAATTCAGCTATGTACTGGTAAAGATGACGAGCAACGTTTACGTATTTTAAAAGACACTATTTTAGGGAGACGTGTTGATGGGATTATCTTTCTTTATGGAGAAACGGACGATCCATTAGTTGAATTAGCAATCGAACAAGAATTTCCTAGTGTTGTGATTGGAAAATCTTTATCTCCATTTATTTCATTTGTGGACAATAATAATGAAAAAGCTGGATTTGATGCTACTGAATACATGATTCAAGAAGGTTGCTCTTCTATCGCATTCATTAGTGGGCGTCATCAATTATTCGTTTCTCAAGACCGTTTAATTGGTTATCAACGAGCTTTAGAACAGTATCATATTCCTTTTAAAGAAGGGTTAATCTCACATGTTGGGGAATTTACAAGAGAACGTGGATATCAAACAATGAAATCAATCATTGAACGAGAATCGATTGATGGTGTTGTAACAACCGATGCTTTAATAACTGAAGGAGCACTCAGGTATTTAAATGAACAGAAAATTTCTCTTCCGGTTATTACTTTCGATTCAAATCCTCCTCTACTTCCCTTGACTGCCTATGTAAACATTCATACATTAGAACTTGGTAGAAGCGCCTTTCAAATGTTATTAAAAGTCATCAAATCTTATAACGATAAACAAATAATGTGTTATCGTACATTTGTAGAACATTCTATTATTCGATTATAA
- a CDS encoding DDE-type integrase/transposase/recombinase gives MKSIITEEIKLRQRAVEYAIKHDNNAKAARKYHTTRQQISRWRSRYDGTAQLLLPKSRRPLHHPNEHKTEELELIRKMYKRYNRDGLAEVYVQCQRRGYTRSYGAMKKMIKKLQLTEKKEKRTYPKSKWTPIPTTYPGEKVQIDIKYVPQHCIGWDSKGIKYYQITAIDEFSRKRVCKIVDEKSVTHTAAFLDHLEEKFGFTIKTVQTDNGREFTNDPEVTTKKTIFEQKLEEKGIKHIKTRPYSPWQNGKVERSHREDGRKFYNRVFKSLDSLVKSHKRYISRGNNVARCVLNFKSPNQIVQQHLLQSA, from the coding sequence ATGAAATCTATTATAACAGAAGAAATCAAATTAAGACAGCGTGCAGTAGAATATGCCATAAAACATGATAATAACGCTAAAGCAGCAAGAAAATACCATACAACTAGACAACAAATTTCTCGATGGAGAAGTCGATATGATGGCACTGCACAATTATTGCTTCCAAAGAGTCGAAGACCTTTACATCATCCGAATGAACATAAAACAGAAGAATTAGAACTGATACGTAAAATGTACAAACGTTATAACAGAGATGGATTAGCAGAGGTTTATGTACAATGTCAAAGAAGAGGGTACACACGTTCATATGGAGCTATGAAAAAAATGATTAAAAAACTTCAATTAACTGAGAAGAAAGAAAAAAGAACGTATCCTAAGAGTAAATGGACACCAATACCAACAACTTATCCAGGAGAAAAAGTACAAATAGACATTAAATATGTTCCTCAACACTGTATAGGATGGGACAGTAAGGGGATTAAATATTATCAAATAACAGCTATAGATGAATTTAGTAGAAAACGAGTATGTAAAATTGTAGATGAGAAAAGCGTTACACATACAGCGGCATTTTTAGATCATTTAGAAGAAAAATTTGGATTTACCATTAAAACCGTTCAAACAGATAATGGACGTGAATTTACAAATGATCCAGAAGTGACAACTAAAAAAACGATTTTCGAACAAAAATTAGAAGAAAAAGGCATCAAACATATAAAAACTAGACCCTACTCTCCATGGCAAAATGGAAAAGTAGAACGTAGTCATAGAGAAGATGGAAGAAAATTTTATAATAGAGTCTTTAAGAGTTTAGATAGTTTAGTGAAATCTCATAAAAGATATATTAGTAGAGGAAATAATGTAGCTAGGTGTGTATTAAATTTTAAATCACCAAATCAAATAGTACAGCAGCACTTGTTACAATCGGCTTAA